One Dunckerocampus dactyliophorus isolate RoL2022-P2 chromosome 18, RoL_Ddac_1.1, whole genome shotgun sequence genomic region harbors:
- the pvalb6 gene encoding parvalbumin 6: protein MANSILNADDIKKALDAFAVADSFDHKKFFEMIGLKNKSSEDVKKVFTVMDADNSGYIEEEELKFVLKGFAKDGRDLTDKETKTFLHAADKDGDGKIGVDEFTALVRE, encoded by the exons ATGGCGAACAGCATCCTTAACGCCGATGACATCAAGAAAGCACTAGATGCATTCGCAG TGGCTGACTCTTTCGACCATAAGAAGTTTTTCGAGATGATTGGCCTGAAGAACAAGTCTTCTGAGGATGTGAAGAAGGTCTTCACGGTGATGGACGCTGACAACAGTGGCTATATAGAGGAGGAGGAACTCAA GTTTGTCCTGAAGGGGTTTGCCAAAGACGGCAGGGACCTGACAGATAAGGaaaccaaaacatttttacacGCAGCCGACAAGGACGGGGACGGCAAGATTGGAGTTGACG